GACGCCACGGGCTGAATCCCCTTACTGGAAGCTTCTTTTTCGACAAGACGTCACCCGCTGCCGTGCCAATCACTGACAACGACCGTTTCTCAGCAGCCTGCTAGGGTTCGGTGGCAGACCACCTCGCCGTATTCCCTGCCTCGAATCCATTCCAGAACACGGGGATCTTCAGGTTCCAATCCTGGAGCGGATTTATTCTTACGATTGCAGGTGACGTTAGTCTGTAGGCTTGTGCGGAAACAGGCGGGTCGAAGAGATGAAGTAAATGGATTGCGACGCTGCACTCTCCTAGGGCGCTGGGATCCTGTGTTTCGAGGACTAGTACTCTTAGGTCGTAGGACTCCGTGCACGGAACAATCTCGATCTGAATGGCATGATCGTCGTTGGTTGGCGATCCTCCAACAACTCGATTCTCTCCGGTCCTCGACATCTTCACCATGTTCACGTCATCTGCGGAGAGATCAAATCGAACCTGGCCTCTTCTGGATGGGGTCTCCATCGTAGCGACCGTACCTGGGTATCCTAGGCCGAGCGGGTAGGTCGTGACTCCGTAGTTCGCGTTAGCGGGCCATGTACTCCCAGAGGTCGAAAGGTTGCTCAGCGAATAGGTGTACGTGGCGGAGCTGATGACAGTTGCATCGACGATGGCGGGATTGTTATCCGCGATCCGATACCAGAAGGTATTGGTTACTACATCAGGGTCCACGGCGTCTTGAAAATCGTCCTTCGATCCGCGGATCTCGTCGGCCCCGTCGAACATGAGCTGACGCGATGCTCCGTAGGAAATCGTCCAAGACATGTACTGGCGTGGCGGGGGAGGCGTCAGTGGGAGGGGAGGACGGATGATGATAGTCGTGTGCCCGAGGCCCATCGCGCAGTGACCCAACTCATGCAAGACTGTGCTCGCCGCGTTGAAAGTCCCCACCGTCGGAGGCGGAACCTCATACTGCTCGCAGGAAAAGCAATTCTCCGTCGTCGGAACTAGAGCGCTCCATTTCGCTGCAGCCCACTCAACCATCTCTGGCAGACGGCCGCCAAAGTCAGGATCAACGCAGACCCTCACATTCGTAGAGCCATTGGGGTTATACGTTGAGGGGTAGACAATGCCGTCATCGTTGATAATGAAGGTCGGATGATCCTCAGGATGACCGGGTTCGCATCCGTCAGCCAGGGAGCACTTGACAGTTCTCAAGAACGTACCGGCGAAGACCAGATTGGATGAGAGAACTCCCGCGATTCCGAGCACAATCGTAGGCAGGCGATTCACGGAATCACCGCCTCGGTTCGCAAGCGCATTTCCGCAGCCCGGATCTTTTTGACTATTTCTCTTAGCGCTGCATATTCCTCAATGCTCGGATAGCGATTCGTCGACATGTCGCTGACAGTGAGCATGAACGTGTGGTCAAGTTCATCCTGGCCACCAGGACCTGTACCTGGGTAGAGCGAAAGGTGAATTGTGAACTCCACAGAACCTGAGTCCTCGATAGGTGGGCCCAGTCTCGGCTCGGTAACGTGTTTTGACCTCACCCGCTCTCGATCGAGCTTGTAGAGCTCTGACCTCAGTACGACGTCGACTATCGCATCAACATCCTCGAGAGGCACCTGCGCGGTATATAGCAGGCGTGGAGTGTCCGACGCATAGCTGGAGAGAAGGACGGGTAGTCGCCCGTCGCCAAGAAGGGAGTAAGTACGAATCTCCCCGCTCGACGAGCCACTGTACTGCACCCTCAGAAGTTCCTTATCCGGTTCCAAGAGAATCGAGTCGCGAGAAGGCTCTGCGGACTGAGATCGGCTATCGGATGCTGCGCCGGCAAGTTCGTAGCTAGCGACAAGTCCTACGCCCAGCAGAATAATGGTTAAGCCGATTGCTCGACCCATCGGTCACCTCCGCAGGAGAAATTCATAGCACATGCCTACGAGAGCGGCCGCACGCTTGCGGTCTGGGCACGGTCAGGGCTGGCGAGGTCGGCTCCTCTCCCCGAATCCTGATCCAGTAGGGCTCTCGTAATCGAGGTAGATTTCGGCTCGTTCACTGCGCTCCGGAGGGAGCCAGGAGGACGGGCAGAGGAGGAAGAGTCGCTTCACGGAGGAGCAGATCGCAATGGCGCTTCGGCAGGCCGAAGCTGGTACGACCGTCGAAGAGATCTGCCGGGCGCTGGGTCTGGTCTAAGAGGGTGCCTATGGCCGCAACTTCAGCCCGAGAAACAGGAGCGCGAACGGCCACAATCGTCGCGTCAGGGGCGAGGGAAGGTCGGCGCATGAAGTTCGCGCACAGCCAGTAGAATTTCGAACACCGCCCAACTCGCTGAAACTGCGTGGGCTATCGCCCGGTGAGGCTCGCGCCGTGTCGTTTGGTTCCAAGCGTAAGTGCTTGCCTGGAATTGATTTAGAAATGGTGGAGCGGAAGGGATTCGAACCCTCGAGCAAGAGGCGAGCCACGGTCGACTCGGCTGAGGTGCTTTCCTGCGGGGCTTGACATAGGGCAGGAAAAGCGCTCATATGAGCACCAATGAAGCTCATGGAATCGAGCCCGTTCGGTGGGTGTACGCGGACACGCGTGCTGGTGGCGCTGAGCCTGCTTCAAACCAGCTTTGCGCGCGAGCTCGCGCGTCTGCTGCCCGCGCCTGTGTCCGGAGTTCGGCAGGCGCTCGCCAGCCTCGAGCGCGACGGGCTCGTCGCCGGTCGACTCGTTGGCAGGACCCGCCAGGTCCAGCTCGATCCCGGGTACTTCGCGCTGAAGGAGCTCGAGGCCTATCTTGCGCGGCTCTCGGAGGCGGAGCCCGAGCTGCGGGCCGCGGTGGCTCGGCTCCGCCGGCGGCCTCGTGCGGCGGGGAAGCCGATTTGAGAATCGACGCGACCACGGCGCTCGAAACGGTGGCCGTCACGGTCGGCGACGCCCTCGCCGGGCGCGGGATCCGGGCCGTCCTGACCGGAGGAGCTTGCGCCGGGATCTACTCGGGAGGACTCTATTCATCCCAGGACGTCGACTTCGTTCTCGAAGGGCGCGTCACCCTTTCGACTCTCGATGCCGTGATGGCGAGTCTCGGTTTCTCTCGGAGGGGAAACCGCTACGTGCATTCCGAGTCGCCCTTCTGGGTCGAGTTTCCCCGCGGCCCCCTCGGCGTGGGCGCCGATCTCGACGTTCGGCCGGTGTCGCTGAAATCGTCGCACCGAGAGACGCTGGCGCTCTCGCCGACGGATTCCTGCCGCGACCGCCTCGCGGCGTTCTTCCACTGGTCGGATCGCCAAAGCCTCGCCGTCGCGGTCGAAATTGCTTTTCGCAACGATGTCGATCTCGCACGGATCCGGCGTTGGAGCGCAGCCGAGGACCACGCCGCACGCTTCGCGGAGTTCGAGCGCGAGCTCGACCGCCGTAAGCAGGGGACCTCAAGTAGATCGCCGCCATGACCGGCGGTCGTCCGAGGCCGGAGTCTGTGCGATGGAAACGAAACGGGGGAGCGGATGGGATTCGAACCCTTGAAGGCGGTCTGAGGACTGGAGATCTACAATCTCTCCAGGAACTCGTCGACGAACTGTCGAGGCTTGATGACCCGCACGTCTCGCCACCCTGACTGTTCGAGCAGATGCCGGTCTCCCGAGACGAGCACAGAGACTCCCGCCGACAGAGCGCAAGCCAGGAACTTGTCGTCGTCAGGATCGACGGAGGCGGGTTCGGGGCAGCACCGGCGCGACGACGAACTCGGCAGCGACCGCAAGAAGGCCCAGAAAAGGCTCCAGGTGGACGCCTGCATGGTCGGTGCTGAGAATCTGGCCGACGCGCTGGTACTCCGCGAGGATTTCGGCCGAAAGTACCAGCTGAACTCGACCGTCGCGCCAGGCCTCGAGGATCCGTCCGGGGAGACCGCCGAAGAAGACGGCCGAGACGAAGACGTTCGTGTCGAGAACGATCCTCACCGAGAGGCGCGGGCCTTCGCGACGGCGCGCTTCACGTCCGCCGGCTTCATGCCCGCCTTGCGCGCAGCACCGCGAGCCGCGCGTACGAGCTCGTCGAACTCCGCCATCGCCGGCGGCGCGATCGTCTTGAGGATGACGACGTCGCGATCGCCGACGACCACGAACTGTGTCCCTTCCTTGAGTCCGAGACGCAGACGAATCTCCTCCGGGATGACAACTTGTCCCTTGGATGAGAGCTTGGTTGTGGCGAGGGATTCCATGGCGCCTCCGATCTTACTGGTAAGATTCCAGGCAGAGGCAAGGAGTGGGTCAAGCAGTGGAAGGCGAGGTCGCGCGGCCAGAAGAGATGCGAACACTCTCACCCCGTTGAAGCAATGGGAGTTGCTCCGGAAGGCGGCTCCAACGGGTCAAGAGCCTCGAAGCGTAAGCCTTTGCAGCAGAATGGGATAAGAAATGGTGGACCAAATCACTCTGAGTTCGAACACCCCAGGAAGTTCGAACACCCTGATTTTCTGGCTTCGGGAGGTCGCGGCAATGAGGCAGGCGGCATGACGTCGATGCCGGTGAAAGGCCTGTCTCTGGGTTCCGTACGCCGTCTCCGGAGGAGCCCCGCAGGGCGCCTCGCCGGGGCCGGCGTCCCTCTCTGGTATCCGCTGCACGGCAGCGGAGCGGAGGGGCAGTATGCATGGAAAGACCGCTTGGAAGTCCGCGACCCCGCAGCTCTCGTTGGTCCTCCCTGGCGCTCCGGCGTCACAGTTTCATTCTACAGTTGTTGAGTCGAGATCCCGCAAGCCCAGGCGCGCCGGCAGCCTGATCCGGCAGGCGCTCTACCTCGACCAAGAGGACGCCTACGCCGCCGGCGAGGTCGGGTTCCTGGCCCGAGCGCTGGTGCAGGCAACCCTTCCGCACAGCGACCCCAAGGCCAACGAGTTCGTCCGGCGGAACGGACACTTCACGCTGTCCATTCTTGCCCCGAAGGACGTCGGGCTGCCGTACGGCCGGTATCCGCGCCTGGTCCTCGCCTACCTCACGACCGAGGCGGTGCGCCGCAAGAGCCCCGACATCGAGCTCGGCAGCCACTTCTCGCACTTCTGTGCCACCCTCGGGATCCCGCCGACCACCGGTCCGCGTGGATCCTTGCCGCAGCTCCGCGACCAGCTCCAGCGTCTCTTCGCCTCGACCTTCCAGTGCATCTTCCACGACGAGAGTCAGGGCCGTCATGCGGGCGACGGCTTTCTGATCGCCGAGAAGCGGGAGCTTTGGTGGGACCCGCGGCCGAGGAAGGGCGCAGCAGCGTGGGGGTCTCACGTCGTCCTCTCGGACCGGTTCTATCGGGAGGCGACCGAAGCGCCGGTCCCGCTCGACTTGCGCGTCCTTCGCGCCCTCCGGTCGCCGTTCGAGATCGACATCTATGTCTGGCTGACCTGGCGCTTCTTCCGGCTCCGTCGTCCGGTCACGATCCCCTGGGCCTCGCTGGCGCTCCAGTTCGGATCCAGGTACACGAACCCGCGGCACTTCAAGAAGCGGTTCCTCGGCTACCTGAAGTGCGTCATCGACTACTACCCGGAGGTGAGGCTCGAGAGCACAGCGGTGGGGCTGATGCTCAAGCCGTCGCCGACCCACATCGAGCAGAGGCCGGGCAAGCGACAAAATCTGCAGCTGGGCGGAGCCCCTCCGGCTTAGACAGGTAGAGATCGGAGGCTTTCACAACAATAGAGGCTGGCTCGAGCTACACTCGTCGGCGCGATGACCTCGATGCGGCCAGGGCCCTCGAGTGGCGAGATCCTGCGTGCGTCCGTGGCGGGCATCACGCTGACGCTCGGTCTAGGCGTGCCTGCGCCGGCGGTGTCAATTTCTGCGGGCGCTTCGGTCGAGTGCCCCACGGCGCTGGCACGCGCTCAGATCGACGCGGTCGGCGCCGCGACTTTCGCCTGGCTCACGGACCTGACCTCGGGGGCGCACGCCGGTACGCATCGAAGCTTCGAGCCTATCTGCCCCGACTCGCCACCACTCGACCTGACACGCATTCCGCCAATCAGCGGCCATATTCTCGCCCTCCTTATCGTTCCGGACTACATCGAGGCGGTGCCCCTCGACGACCCGTGGGGAAACCCCTACGAGTACCGCCTGAACGTCGCCGACCCGCTATCCGCCGACGTCATCGCCATCCGCAGCGCCGGCTCGGACGGTGTGTACGAGGGCACCACCTACGACGTCCGCTCGACCGCCGGACCGGCGGATGATCTCGTCTTCTACAACGACGCGTGGGTTCTCGACCTCCCGCGTCTAGACCCTGTCTCGCGGCAGCGAACGACGGTGGCGAGGGTGCGGGACGTTGGGGACGCCCTTTTCTCCTGGATCATCGACAACGTGTCGGGCCTCTCCATGGTTCCGTCGAACCTGTCCGAATATGCCGGATCGACTCTCGACATGGCGAACTACACACCGGTCACCGTCGATGAGGTGACCGACCACCTAACAACGCCGCCGTGGATCTACACGCGCTGTGTCCCGAAGTTCGACGCGTGGGATAACCCCATCGAGTACCGCCTGAACGAAAACCTGCTCGGGTTCCACGTAGCCGCGATCCGAAGTCTCGGCTCGGACGCCACCGCCGAAGGCGACATCTACGACGTGGGAATATTCCCCGCCGACGAACGCCACCGCGACATCGTCTGGGCCGACGGCTTTATGGCACGAGAGCCGGACCAAAGCGGTCTGGAAATCTTCCTCGATAGCTTTGAGAGCGGCGCTCTCTGGGGCTACTGGAGCTGTGGCCCGGGTTACTAGGCCGGAATCACAGTAGGTTTGGCCGGCTACCGTCTTCCCGGCTTCAACTTTCGAGCGCGGATTTCCGGGAGGGCGTCCTGGTTTGGGTCCCACTCCCACTGCCAAACGACGATGCACGCTCCAGACGTAGCACACGCCGCGGCGGGCTGGGACAGGCCAGAGGGGACCGGCTCATTGACCTGAAGAGGTGGCGAAAGCGGCCAGAGATCCGGGGAGAAGTGCCGTGCTCGAATCGCCCAATTCGAGTCCTCAAGCTGGATCGGATCGAGTCCCTCCCAGACAATCAGGAAGCGACCGGAGCTCGCCGCCGCGGTCGAGCCACCCGAAGCGAAAACCGGCGGTAGCTCCTCGACAGGTTCGAACGGAACGACTCGGACGGGATCACCGGCGAGATTGCCGTTTCCATCGACCTCGCGAGCGAAGATGCCGCGCTCGGCGCCCATTCTGCCGGTCCAGATCACAGTGTATCCGCCGCCACCGCTGCGACTCGCATCGGTACAGCCCTGCTGGCCTTCGGCAGAGTTGAGAACGATGTCGCCCGAGAGCGGCTCGCCGTTTCGGAGGAATGCTCGAGCCTGGGCGCCTGCGGCGAGTTGGCCCCCCAGATTCGTGCTCCAACAGACCAGGAAACTGCCATCGCGTTGCATCGCCACTCGTGCGAGTCGGGCATCCCCCTCCGCATGGACCTGGAAGTTCGACCCGAGAGGAGCGCCGTTACGGTCGAACCGCCGCGCCACCACGGAAGCGGGATCGGGCGACCAGACCACAACGAAACCGCCGCGATCGTCCATGTCGACGACGGGCATCTGCTCCTGGGCACCGGGAGGGAGTTCGATCGTCGAGCTGACAACGAACGGCGGGCCTTGCAGATTTCCAAAGCGATCGAATCGACGGGCGAGCACTCTGAGCCTGGCGCTCCCCTGGCCTTCGGCGACGTTTGCCGCCCAGACTGCGACGAACTGACCCCGATCGTTGGAGGCGATCTGCAACCAGGCGGCAAACTGGTTCGCGTCTTCGCTCAGCAGAAAGGCCGGACCACGCGAATCTCCCCGCGCCGAATACACACGCGCATAGGCGGCGCGCACGACCCATCCCACCGCGAAATCTCCGTTCGCCGAGATCGCGACCTCAGGCGAACTGCCAGTCGGGCTGACCACGAACTCGGGTTCCAGCGTGGGCGCGGCGGCCACCGCCGACGAAGCCCAGGCGCCAGCTAGTACCAGCGCCCCTACCCGCAGCCTGCAGGCTCTCATCACGTTTGCCATCGTGTCACCGATCCGATCGAGGGGACCGCCAGCGTCATTTTGGACCCTTAGAGCGGCGGAAAAGTACCTCCTTCGAGCTCGCAGGAGGCCTAAACAGGTGAAGTGTGAGGCTTGGCAGCCAGCAAATCAGACGACGGCGGACTCGCTATCTTCCTCGAGGCAGGGAGATCGCTGATCTCTGACGCTTCTGGAAGTGGTGGCCTGGGTTCTGGCCTGAGTTCCAACCCTTGGCGGAGTCGCCGGCTTGCAGGTGTAGGCTTCATTGAGCCATGCCCTTCCTATGGCCCCTGGCCGCGACTCTTTCGGCAACTCTGGCTGCGACTTCGATCTCATCCTGGGGCATCCGGGTAGAGGTTTCAGCGCTTCCTCGCGAATACGACCGAAGAGGGAGCACGGCGGAAGATCTTGAAAGATCGGCGCACTTTCTGGGATGTTATCGACTCGAACTTTCCGAACCATTAAAGACCTCCGGTTCGTTGACGCTCGACGTTTCGCTGACTCGATCACCCGGTGAAGCCCCAGGAGTCTTCGCCTCGTTTTTCGACCCAGAGTCCCCGCTACAAGGCACCTGGCAGACTCCCGATGGCGAGGTGGCGAACTTTGCCTGGGCGACTGGCTTCGGTGGCCTTGCGGTGACGATGAGAAGAGCCGGCTCAGAGTACTTGGCGACCGGGGTTCGAGAGAGCGATGTGGTGAGTAGCCAACCGCGACCCTCATACCCAATCAACGTCAAACGTATTCGTTGTTCGAAAGCGCTAAGGGAGTCGCACGCAAGCCGGAGCCGGGAACGAAAGGTCGCGATCTGGGCTATGCACTCGAACCTAGAAGCGCGACGGCGTGACCGGGAGAAAAACGGCGACGTTCCGACGTCCGAGCTCATGAAGGCGCAGCGCGAACTTCTAATCGGCGCAACACTCCTAACCTCGAACGAGATCGAACGGATCGCTGAGGAAGTCGAGAGCAACAACTGGCCCGAACGGAGTGTGTGCCTCCCAAGCCACCATCGCGCATTCCGGGCCATCCCGCTACAGCTGGAATTGCCGCCAGAAGTCCGAATCGGAGCCCCTTCCGGCGATGGGTGTGTCTCGGAACACCGCTACTTCAAGGTTACCGTGGACCCGACCGGGAGAGTGAGAGAAGCTCGGATTTCTGGTATGGAACGCCGTTTGAATCGTGAGGCGATCTCGCGCGAGGTTTTGGTCGAGGTGGATCGCGCCCTACATCGATCGAGGTGGTATCCGGCGTTGTGGTGCGGGCGACCGACCGAACGAACGATTTTCGTTACGTTGGTCCGTCGAACTCCCTGCGCAGCGAAATAGGTCAGCGGTGCGCTCAACGCAACGCGCCCCGCACGCAGAGCTCCGTTTCCTCGAACAGGTGGGTGCGGAGCGAGCCAGGGCGGTACCGCGGGCGAGCGGTTTGGGCTCGAGCTTTGGGCGGCCCCTAGACTCGCCTACGCCGCCCTCAGGGCAAGCTCGAGCGCCTGCAGGTTGCGCCGGAACTCGAGCAGCGGGACGAGGTCTAGCAGGTTTGAAGAGGCGCCTTCTTGGCGTACCGGACCAGCGTCCGTGACCGCGCGGCAGGTTTAGGGCAACCTGCCTGACACCGAAACGTCAGACCCCCGCGAGCGACCGATGAAACGGTGACGGGCGGGAGCCCAGCGCCTGCTCGGCGCCGCGTGCTGTTGCGCGCGGATGATGGCTGAATCAGCGGTCGGGAAGCCCTTCCGGCTTGCGCAAAAGTTAACCCAGAGTTAACCTTTGTGCGTGGCGCGAACACCCCAGGCCAAGCGATCGCCCAACTGGGACAGCCTCTTCGCCGTGGCGCAAGGGCAGGATGGCTATTTCACGACGACACAGGCCGCGCAGTCGGGGTACTCCCGCCCCCTCTTGCACAAGCACTAGCGAGCGGGTCGCAAACAGTACCGAGAAGGTATAGGCGACCAGCGCGGCATCGAAGTGCGCCAGGTTGCGCGAGCCGGCGACGATCAACGCGCCGAGCGCTGCGGTCGCGCCGATGCCCCAGGCAATGGGTCCGGCAGTATCACCCCTCGTCGCGTCGCGGATCACGGTGTCGAACCGACCTCCTCTCGCCAGGTCGATGCTATCCCGTCGAGGCCGGGATGGACACCCTAGCGAGCGTCTTCCTCGCTCAGGCGGCGTTCGTCTCGTGCATCCTGCGCAGGCGGCGATCGAAGCTGCGGCCGAAAACACTCTTCATGACGGCGAGCTTCGCGCTCTGCCAGCGATAGCGTTTCGGCGAGAGGGATCGGCACTCCTCGGGCAGCATGACGAGCGAGACATGGATGTTCGGTGCGCAGCCGATCGGCAGACCCGCCTCCATCGTCGCCTCGTAGAGACGCCGAAAGACGGGCACGAGCTCCTCGGTCTTCGGTGGATCGGCATCCTCGAGGTCAGTGCCCACGAGCGGCCGGAAGACGCAGACGGTCGGGATCGCTCCCACCGAGGTGATCCAGTCGATCGCCGCGATGGAAGACTCCGGCGGCTCGAGCCCGGCGATGATCTCGCCGTTGGTGACCCATGGCTCGCCCTTCGGGCCGCGGCGGGCGAGCGTCGCGCAATAGCGCGTCGCCTCGAGGTAGTAGTCGAGACCGTACTCGGCATGCTTGCCCGGGCAGATCTCCTCGAACAGTTTGCGATCGAAGATCTCGAAGCAGAATGAGACGCGGTTGACGCCGATCTCGCGGAGGCGGTCGTAACGCTTGAGGTCCCGGTGTGGCGGCGTCTGGACGCCGACCAACAGGCCGAGCTCCTTTTTGATGCGCAGGATGTACGGTTCGAGGATGTCGAGGTAGGTGTCGCCGTCGTAGTGGCCGGTGTTGAAGTCGACGTAGGTGATGCCGCTCTCCCGTCGCGCGGCGCGGATCACCGCCATCACCTCGTCGACCGACTTCTCGTCGGCGTCATCGACTCCCAGGTTGAGGCCGACCGAACAGAACTTGCAGTTCACCTTGGTCGGCTTCTGGGTCCAGTACTCGCAGACTTTCGCCTGGTAGATGCCGAGGTAGGTACCCTGGAGTGTTCCGATGCGGGTCATCGGCTTGCCGTTCGCGAGCGCGGCATCGTACCAACCGGGCCGTGGCGAGAGCGTGACGTCGGCGACCGATGCACCGCCGTGCCGAAGCCGGTAGCGACCGCTCTCACGATGGAGCGTGTAGGAAGAACGCTGCGCGAAGCTTTCGGAGACCGGCACATTGGTCCACAACCCGCCCGGCAGGATGAGCTCGAGGCCGCTTCCGAGCCCGGCTCGCGTGCGCAGGATCTGCCGGCCGCCGTCCTCCTCGATGAAGCAGGAGTCGTCCATGCGCAGGCCCTTGCAGTAGAGATCGAGCTTGAGCAGGGCGGGGTTCGTGCGGAGCTCGGCGAGGTTGACGAGTTCGGAAGTCATCGAGGCCTCCAGGGTCTGCGATCGAATGCGCTGTAGGCAGATGCGCGCCAGGCGGGTGGGAAAGGTCCCGTCAGCGCTTGAAGAGGACTGCGTAGGGTCTCCGAGGCGAGCTGGAGCGTTCCTTCGAGCTCGGCGAGCGTCGATTCGCCACGCCGCTTGAGCGCCTCGAGCAGCGCGCGCTGGCTCGCGCCGATCCCCGGGGAGGCGATTGTCCCCTCGGTCATCGCGAGTCCCGGCACGCGTCGAAGTCCTTCACGGCGGTGATTCTGCGGTTGACTTTCCCAATTGTCAAGGTTAACTTCATGGCAATAGGTAAAACGACTGTCGGTGCCTGCGCCGATGGGACGTTGAGCTGCGCCGGACGCTATGGAGGCAACGACGATGTACGGAGCGATCCTCTTCCTTCACATTCTGGCTGCGACGGTGTGGACCGGCGGCCATCTGGTCCTGGCGATTGCAATCCTTCCGCGCGTGCTGCGCGAGCGCTCGCCGGACAAACTGCTCGAGTTCGAGTCGGCCTACGAGCGCGTCGGTATCCCGGCGTTGGTCGTGCAGGTCGCGACCGGCCTCTGGCTCGCGCACCGGATGGTCCCCGAGCTCGGCCGCTGGCTCGCTTTCGACGATCCAGTCGGGCGCGCAGTCACGCTGAGGCCGCGAGATCGGAGTTTTCGCGCGTGCGGACGTCTTCGCTCCGAAGCCGGCGCTGGATGACCTGGACGGAGACCTTGACATGGAGCCAATTCTCATGAAAGATAGTAAGTAATTACTTACTCATGAGGCGACAGATGAAGAGCCGACCCAGGAACCTCCCAGCCGATCAGCGCCGAGCCGCCACCGTCGAGGCGGTGATCGCGCTCGCCGCCGAGCACAATCCCGGCGACATCACGACAGCGGCGATCGCCGGGCAGATGAACCTGACGCAGGGTGCGCTGTTTCGGCACTTCGCGAGCAAAGAGGCGGTGTGGGAGGCGGTCATGGAGTGGGTCGCCGAGCGTCTGCTGGCACGCATCGATCGGGCGACCCGGGGCGTCGCCTCGCCGCTCGCTGCCCTCGAGGCGGTGTTTCTGGCCCACGTCGAGTTCGTTGCTCTCTATCCCGGCGTGCCGCGGATGCTGTTCGGTGAGCTGCAGCGGGCCGAGGACACCGCGGCCAAGCGCAAGGTCCGGCAACTGCTCGCGCAGTACGGCGAGCGACTGGCCGGGCTGGTCGAGGCCGGCAAGGCTGCGGGCGAGCTCACCGCGGAGGTCGGCACCGACGCTGCGGTCGCCCACTTCATCGGCACCGTCCAGGGCCTGGTGATGCAGTCGCTGCTGGCCGGAGACCCCGAACTCATGCGCTCCGGTGCTCCGAACGCCTTCGCGATCTATCGCCGCGGAATTGCGGGCGCGCGATGAGCCGCTTCGGGATCAGCGGTCGCTCTCTCGCTCTGATCGCGGTGCTGGTGCCGCTCGCCGCGCTCTTCGTCTGGGTCGCCCTGCGCTCCGGTCCGCTGGCGCCGGTGCCGGTGACGGTGGTCAGGGTAGAAAGCCGATCGATCGCTCCGGCTCTGTTCGGCATCGGCACGGTCGAAGCCCGCTACACCCACCGGATCGGCCCGACCGTGGCCGGTCGTGTGCTGCGCGTCGATGTCCAGGTGGGCGATCGGGTCGAGGCCGGTCAGTCAATCGGCGAGATGGATTCCGTCGACGTCGACCAGCGCCTCGCGGCGCAGGAGGCGGCGATCCGGCGCGCGCAGGCCGAGGTGCAGGCCGCGGACGCGACGATCCTCGACGCCGCGGCGCGCCGAACCTTCGCCCAGGCCGAGGAGCGGCGCTACGAGCAGCTGGCAGCCGAAGAGGTGGTCAGTCAGGAAGCGGTGGAAGCGCGCCGCCAGGAGAGCCAGATGTCCGCCGCCGGCGGCGCCGGCGCCAGCGCGAATCTCGAAGCGGCCCGGCAGGAGCTGGCGGGCGCCCGCGCCGAGCGCGAGGGGCTGGTTCGCCAACGCGCCCATCTCTCGCTCGTCTCCCCGGTCGAGGGTCTGGTCGTGGCGCGCAACGTCGATCCCGGGACCACTGCCGTCGCCGGGCAGGCGGTTGTCGAACTGATCGCTCCCGACAGCCTCTGGATCCAGACGCGCTTCGAACAGCTCCTGTC
The Thermoanaerobaculia bacterium DNA segment above includes these coding regions:
- a CDS encoding TetR/AcrR family transcriptional regulator; this translates as MKSRPRNLPADQRRAATVEAVIALAAEHNPGDITTAAIAGQMNLTQGALFRHFASKEAVWEAVMEWVAERLLARIDRATRGVASPLAALEAVFLAHVEFVALYPGVPRMLFGELQRAEDTAAKRKVRQLLAQYGERLAGLVEAGKAAGELTAEVGTDAAVAHFIGTVQGLVMQSLLAGDPELMRSGAPNAFAIYRRGIAGAR
- a CDS encoding AbrB/MazE/SpoVT family DNA-binding domain-containing protein, giving the protein MESLATTKLSSKGQVVIPEEIRLRLGLKEGTQFVVVGDRDVVILKTIAPPAMAEFDELVRAARGAARKAGMKPADVKRAVAKARASR
- a CDS encoding putative toxin-antitoxin system toxin component, PIN family, with amino-acid sequence MRIVLDTNVFVSAVFFGGLPGRILEAWRDGRVQLVLSAEILAEYQRVGQILSTDHAGVHLEPFLGLLAVAAEFVVAPVLPRTRLRRS
- a CDS encoding efflux RND transporter periplasmic adaptor subunit, with the protein product MSRFGISGRSLALIAVLVPLAALFVWVALRSGPLAPVPVTVVRVESRSIAPALFGIGTVEARYTHRIGPTVAGRVLRVDVQVGDRVEAGQSIGEMDSVDVDQRLAAQEAAIRRAQAEVQAADATILDAAARRTFAQAEERRYEQLAAEEVVSQEAVEARRQESQMSAAGGAGASANLEAARQELAGARAEREGLVRQRAHLSLVSPVEGLVVARNVDPGTTAVAGQAVVELIAPDSLWIQTRFEQLLSSGLGAGLPVRIVLRSRSSQELPGTVLRLEPLADAVTEESLAKVVFDTLPDPLPAIGELAEVTVALPPLPAAPVVPNASVQRLGDRTGVWVIEQGDLRFAPVRIGESDLEGQVQILEGLEIGAEVVVYSQRALGVRSRVKVVERLPGVAP
- a CDS encoding transposase gives rise to the protein MSARSLRSGGSQEDGQRRKSRFTEEQIAMALRQAEAGTTVEEICRALGLV
- a CDS encoding pirin, producing MHGKTAWKSATPQLSLVLPGAPASQFHSTVVESRSRKPRRAGSLIRQALYLDQEDAYAAGEVGFLARALVQATLPHSDPKANEFVRRNGHFTLSILAPKDVGLPYGRYPRLVLAYLTTEAVRRKSPDIELGSHFSHFCATLGIPPTTGPRGSLPQLRDQLQRLFASTFQCIFHDESQGRHAGDGFLIAEKRELWWDPRPRKGAAAWGSHVVLSDRFYREATEAPVPLDLRVLRALRSPFEIDIYVWLTWRFFRLRRPVTIPWASLALQFGSRYTNPRHFKKRFLGYLKCVIDYYPEVRLESTAVGLMLKPSPTHIEQRPGKRQNLQLGGAPPA
- a CDS encoding winged helix-turn-helix transcriptional regulator, which gives rise to MKLMESSPFGGCTRTRVLVALSLLQTSFARELARLLPAPVSGVRQALASLERDGLVAGRLVGRTRQVQLDPGYFALKELEAYLARLSEAEPELRAAVARLRRRPRAAGKPI